One stretch of Clavibacter michiganensis DNA includes these proteins:
- a CDS encoding MFS transporter — MSTYGSLLKTRGVGRIIAAQLLARFPGGMLSLAFLMHVERIHESYGAAGLVLAATSIGQAVAGPLTSRWMGVWGMRPVLILTSVVCTVAVVAVALGDDGTSVPVFMALGLVAGLANPPVQPAVRTIYPKMVNSKQLTPLFSLDASAQEIIWVLGPVIATFLAIQVDTSAGILVAAAFLVGGGAWFISSPELGRVRIPRSKRRFGVVLGRPPVLLSTIVGFLLIAACAAIEAGVVAVFGHGGPEAGFVLAIFAVGSLIGGLALGHIPISPWAMARRMAIILAGTAFAAVSMNVVWLSVFLFLAGVGIAPALAVLFAVVSSSVRFSDTAEAYGWVGTGQLIGAALGSAAAGFVIDAQGAQGAFVVAAALLAAGAAIAAVFHRHSPDLRGRDAGPIPDTEPVPVMT, encoded by the coding sequence GTGAGCACGTACGGAAGCCTCCTCAAGACCCGCGGCGTGGGCCGGATCATCGCCGCCCAGCTCCTGGCGCGCTTCCCGGGCGGCATGCTCTCGCTGGCGTTCCTCATGCACGTGGAGCGGATCCACGAGTCGTACGGCGCGGCCGGCCTCGTGCTCGCCGCGACGAGCATCGGCCAGGCCGTCGCCGGCCCCCTCACGAGCCGGTGGATGGGGGTCTGGGGCATGCGCCCGGTGCTCATCCTCACGTCCGTCGTCTGCACGGTCGCCGTCGTCGCGGTGGCGCTCGGCGACGACGGCACGTCCGTCCCCGTGTTCATGGCGCTCGGGCTCGTCGCGGGCCTCGCCAACCCGCCCGTGCAGCCGGCGGTCCGCACCATCTACCCGAAGATGGTCAACTCCAAGCAGCTCACGCCCCTCTTCTCGCTCGACGCGTCGGCGCAGGAGATCATCTGGGTGCTCGGGCCCGTGATCGCGACGTTCCTCGCCATCCAGGTCGACACGAGCGCCGGGATCCTCGTGGCGGCCGCCTTCCTCGTCGGCGGCGGCGCGTGGTTCATCTCCTCCCCCGAGCTCGGCCGGGTGCGCATCCCCCGCAGCAAGCGCCGGTTCGGCGTGGTGCTCGGGCGGCCTCCCGTGCTCCTCAGCACCATCGTCGGCTTCCTCCTCATCGCGGCGTGCGCGGCCATCGAGGCGGGCGTCGTCGCCGTGTTCGGACACGGCGGGCCCGAGGCGGGCTTCGTCCTCGCGATCTTCGCCGTCGGCTCGCTCATCGGCGGCCTCGCGCTCGGCCACATCCCCATCAGCCCGTGGGCCATGGCCCGGCGCATGGCGATCATCCTCGCCGGCACCGCCTTCGCGGCCGTGTCGATGAACGTCGTCTGGCTGTCGGTGTTCCTCTTCCTCGCGGGCGTCGGCATCGCGCCCGCGCTGGCCGTGCTGTTCGCCGTCGTCTCGTCCTCGGTGCGCTTCAGCGACACCGCGGAGGCCTACGGCTGGGTCGGCACCGGGCAGCTCATCGGGGCGGCGCTGGGATCCGCCGCGGCCGGCTTCGTCATCGACGCGCAGGGGGCGCAGGGCGCGTTCGTCGTCGCGGCGGCGCTGCTGGCGGCGGGCGCGGCCATCGCCGCCGTCTTCCACCGGCACAGCCCGGACCTCCGCGGCCGCGACGCCGGCCCGATCCCGGACACGGAGCCCGTCCCGGTCATGACCTGA
- a CDS encoding aldo/keto reductase: MEQRSLGRTHRNVSVIGLGTWQLGGDWGDVAEDDALAVLDAAADAGITFFDTADVYGDGRSETIIGSWLRAHPDSGVTVATKMGRRDAQDPANFTLDRFREWTDRSRRNLGVETLDLVQLHCPPTPVFSSDRVYDALDELVADGAIASYGVSVETTDEALLAIARPGVASVQIILNAFRLKPLDRVLPAAVEAGVGIIARVPLASGLLSGRYTAATTFAETDHRNFNRGGAAFDVGETFSGVDYDDGVAAAREFAAAAHEAAPDLTPAQVALAWIVQREGVSAVIPGARNAEQAQANARAGSAPRLGEVFERQVADIYDRYFRAAVHPRW; this comes from the coding sequence ATGGAGCAGAGAAGCCTCGGCAGGACCCATCGGAACGTCTCGGTCATCGGACTCGGGACATGGCAGCTCGGCGGGGACTGGGGTGACGTCGCCGAGGACGACGCGCTCGCGGTGCTCGACGCGGCGGCCGACGCGGGCATCACCTTCTTCGACACGGCCGACGTCTACGGCGACGGTCGCAGCGAGACCATCATCGGATCCTGGCTCCGCGCGCACCCGGATTCCGGCGTCACCGTCGCGACGAAGATGGGCCGCCGCGACGCGCAGGATCCCGCGAACTTCACCCTCGACCGCTTCCGCGAGTGGACCGACCGCTCGCGCCGGAACCTCGGCGTCGAGACGCTCGACCTCGTCCAGCTGCACTGCCCGCCCACGCCCGTGTTCTCGAGCGACCGCGTCTACGACGCCCTCGACGAGCTCGTCGCCGACGGCGCCATCGCGTCCTATGGCGTGAGCGTCGAGACGACCGACGAGGCCCTCCTCGCCATCGCGCGCCCCGGCGTCGCGAGCGTGCAGATCATCCTCAACGCGTTCCGCCTGAAGCCGCTCGACCGCGTGCTGCCGGCCGCCGTCGAGGCGGGCGTCGGGATCATCGCCCGCGTGCCGCTCGCGTCCGGTCTCCTCAGCGGCCGCTACACCGCCGCCACCACCTTCGCCGAGACCGACCACCGCAACTTCAACCGCGGGGGCGCCGCGTTCGACGTGGGGGAGACCTTCTCGGGCGTCGACTACGACGACGGCGTCGCCGCGGCCCGCGAGTTCGCGGCCGCCGCGCACGAGGCCGCGCCGGACCTCACGCCCGCGCAGGTCGCGCTCGCCTGGATCGTGCAGCGCGAGGGCGTCTCCGCGGTGATCCCCGGAGCCCGCAACGCGGAGCAGGCCCAGGCGAACGCGCGCGCCGGCTCCGCCCCCAGGCTCGGCGAGGTCTTCGAGCGCCAGGTCGCGGACATCTACGACCGGTACTTCCGCGCGGCGGTCCACCCGCGCTGGTAG